In the genome of Variovorax sp. PAMC26660, the window AGCTGCTTGCCGTAGCCGCCCTGGCTGTCGGCAGCGCTCGAGAAGAGGTTCCCCACGCCCTTCAGGTTGGTGGCCAGGGCCTTGTCGAGCTTGTCGTTGTCCACCGCCAGGGTGCCGTCCCGCTGGAACGACACGCCGATCTCGGTGAGCACCTTCATGTCGTTCGGGCCGCCGTCCTGCGGCGCGGTCAGCGCCTGGCGGATGCGCACCTGCAGGTTGCGCAGCGTGGTGTCGCCGACCAGCGCGGCGGCGGTCTTGGTGTTGGCGTCGTAGGCCGTCAGCGTCTTGGCCGTGCTCTGCAGGGTGTTGTAGGCCTTCACGAAATCCGTGATCGCCGTCTTCACGCCGGCCGTATTTTCCTTGAGCGACAGGCCGGTCTTGCCGGTGTTCACCAGCGTCAGCGTGGCGCCCTGGATGGCGTCCTTGACGGTGTTGGTCGCGCTGGTGACGTCGATGCCGTTGACGTTGAGCTGCGCGTTCTGCGCGGCCGCCGTCTGCTTCAGGTTCTGCGTGCCGGACGGGTCGTTGGACAGCAGGTTCTTCAGCCCCGCGTCGCCGTCGACCGAGATCCGCATGCTCGACTTCTCGCCGGTCTGCGCAGACGTCAACACCAGCCGGTTGGGCGTGCCGCTGCCATCGTTCACGATGGTGGCCGTCACGCCGGCCTTGGCGTCGTTGATCGCGTTGCGAATGCCCTCCAGCGTGTTGTTGGTGGGGTTGATGGTGATCGGCTTGGCGACCTGGCTCGTGTCCTGCGTGAACGTGGCGCCGGTGTACTGGCCGGTCACGGCATCGAGCTTTCCGCCGGTGACGGTGCC includes:
- the fliD gene encoding flagellar filament capping protein FliD — protein: MATISSLGVGSNLNLADLLKQLETAESQPLVALQARAKSYTSKLSAYGTIQGALSTLQAAAKKLGDPALFQNVVGTPTVSGILSASATDVSAAGNYTIDVKQLAQAQTVISGGQANTKTAIGNGTITIDFGTVTGGKLDAVTGQYTGATFTQDTSQVAKPITINPTNNTLEGIRNAINDAKAGVTATIVNDGSGTPNRLVLTSAQTGEKSSMRISVDGDAGLKNLLSNDPSGTQNLKQTAAAQNAQLNVNGIDVTSATNTVKDAIQGATLTLVNTGKTGLSLKENTAGVKTAITDFVKAYNTLQSTAKTLTAYDANTKTAAALVGDTTLRNLQVRIRQALTAPQDGGPNDMKVLTEIGVSFQRDGTLAVDNDKLDKALATNLKGVGNLFSSAADSQGGYGKQLDAIVTDLNAGALKVASDGVTSTIKALDTQYDAAQLRVDATVDRYRKQFNQLDVLINSMNNTKTYLTQQFNAMSGTK